A window from Salinibaculum sp. SYNS191 encodes these proteins:
- a CDS encoding transcription initiation factor IIB family protein — MATRDIYESGFDEDARAESSANQCPECDGRVTTNAVETVCEDCGLVIDEQRIDNGPEWRAYDDEECERTGAPLTAARHDRGLSTEIGRGTDAKGNEISGQKRRRLARMRREQTRGRWRSKAERNLAHGLGEVRRLTSALELSDSVRDQACQLFRSAQNEDLLRGRSIEAIAAASVYGACRCNGLSRLVDDVSEMARVAESRVTNAYKTLNEELGLPAEPVSPSMFVPRLASDLECPDEIRQRARALAEQAEERGVTTGVHPAGFAAACLYKAGREEGRWLTQSEAADVANASKATVRAHRDTLEEQVA; from the coding sequence ATGGCAACCAGAGACATCTACGAGAGCGGATTCGACGAAGACGCCCGAGCTGAGTCGAGCGCAAACCAATGCCCCGAGTGCGACGGCCGGGTCACGACGAACGCAGTCGAAACGGTCTGCGAGGACTGTGGCCTGGTCATCGACGAACAGCGTATCGATAACGGGCCGGAGTGGCGGGCGTACGACGACGAGGAGTGTGAACGAACGGGCGCCCCACTTACAGCGGCTCGCCACGATCGCGGCCTGTCGACGGAAATCGGTCGCGGCACCGATGCCAAGGGGAACGAGATCTCTGGGCAGAAGCGACGGCGACTCGCACGGATGCGCCGTGAGCAGACCCGGGGGCGCTGGCGGTCGAAAGCGGAACGGAATCTCGCCCACGGCCTGGGCGAAGTGCGTCGGTTGACAAGTGCCCTCGAGCTCTCCGATTCGGTTCGCGACCAGGCGTGTCAGCTCTTCCGGAGCGCCCAGAACGAGGATCTGCTTCGTGGCAGATCCATCGAGGCGATCGCCGCGGCCAGCGTCTACGGAGCCTGCCGGTGCAACGGCCTCTCGCGGTTGGTGGATGACGTCAGCGAGATGGCCCGCGTCGCGGAGTCACGGGTCACGAACGCGTACAAAACGCTGAACGAAGAGCTGGGCCTCCCTGCTGAGCCCGTCTCCCCCAGTATGTTCGTGCCACGGCTCGCCTCAGACCTCGAGTGTCCGGACGAGATCCGACAGCGGGCCCGAGCCCTCGCGGAACAGGCCGAGGAGCGCGGCGTCACGACGGGCGTCCATCCGGCCGGGTTCGCCGCGGCCTGCCTCTACAAGGCCGGTCGCGAAGAGGGCCGATGGCTGACGCAATCCGAGGCCGCGGACGTGGCGAACGCCTCGAAGGCGACTGTTCGGGCGCACCGGGATACGTTGGAGGAACAGGTCGCCTGA